The Peromyscus leucopus breed LL Stock chromosome 4, UCI_PerLeu_2.1, whole genome shotgun sequence genome segment ccGCTAAAACTGTAACTCAGGTtgcaggggctctgacaccctcttcaggaCTCTTAGAGCATTACACGTGTGCACAGACAGGCAttcaggccaaacacccatacatataaaaataaaactaataaattgtaaggaaaaaaaaaaagaatagaggacATGGTTGTTCCAGGAAATGAGATGTGGACCAGGAGGTTTAGAGGGGTCTGGCACATGGGAAATGATTTGAGTGTCTGAGATGTACCCTGTGAGGACAGGGTTATAGGGGCAGCCCCATGAGAGATAGAGCAGGTGAGAGAGAGATGGATCCCGTGGTTCCTGAAGGCAAGCTGAGAGCTGGAGCACTACCTGAAGGGGCCCAGGATGAGCTGAAgacagggggcaggggcaggagggtgTACATAGAAGCCCTTTGGGAGAGGTGGGGTGATGCGAACCTCTAGTCcaacacttaggagacagaggcaggaggatcaccacaagcttgagaccagcctggtctatccagcaagctctaggccagctagggctacacaggaaaccctgtgaGACTCACCCAAGTGAGAGCTTACAGGTGCACACTGGGAGATGGAGATCGGAAAGAAGCGTGTAAAGGTGAGAGCGCTGGAGGAAAAGCCGACAGGGCCTGATCTGAGGTGAGGAGCTCTGAGGACACCTCCAGCTGGGACTGGCTCCTTTTGGgggagggaattctgggaaggtgAACAGCTCTGGGTTTCAGGTTCTACACATTTCCAGCATTACTTCCtactgttcctcctcctcttcttcctcctccttctctttctccttctcctcttcctcctcctcctcaaggcTACAGTGTCCTCTTCAGCAAGGTTTACTGGCCCCTTGTACCCCAGGCAGGTGGCCCTCTCCAGCCATGTGGTAAGGAGAGGCCCTAGGGAGCAGGGAGACAAGACCTTTCCTGTTCTGTTCCAGGACATTTGGCCAATGCCACCacagacctcatgaaactggacCATGAAGAGGAACCACAGCTCTCTGAACCCTACCTTTCAAAGCAGAAGAAGCTTATGGTGAGCACCCTGCCTGCATGCCCTCCCTCCCACAGACAGGGACAGCTATGGTGAGTGCTCTGACTATGTCCCCTCCCTCCAAGTAGAAGAAGGTTCTAGATAGAGGATCAGCAGATGCTTTGACTTGGAAAAAGTACTGGTTTGATCCTCCAATCATGTCTCATCTACCATATCGTGTCTGCTTGGCCAtggaaagccacagctaagcccaccccacccctgcctctggTCTGTGCTGTCTCTGAAAACAGAGCCCTGAGCACAGGTTCTTGCATCAGACAGTATGTAAGAGCACTCCAGGGACAGGGGAAAGGTAGGGAAGGGGATGTGACTAAGCTTCATCTGACCCCACAGACATGGGGATGTAAAAGGCACCACACATATAGCAGGCTTCAATACCCCCATATCAGTTGCCATTGACTACAGACTGCCTGATGGGATGTGGATCATCTTCCGTGTGCTTCGAATCAAGACAGCTCCTCACTGGCAGAGAGCCATTCTCTAGGAAAAGAACGTTGGTACACCTAGCACACAGCAGTGGTGGCACTGCTCTGGCCCTGTGCCAGGGAGTGTGGGCAAGCTCAGTTGGACAGGTTCAGTCCTGGGTGAGGATGCACTGTGATGGTGGGCCATGCCATACACTGGAGTGGGTGTCTGAAGGCAGGCTCGTGCAGGGGGAGGGCAGGCAGTACTCCATCTCTGGATATCATGCACCCCCCGAGACCAGCTCATGCTTGAGCAGATGCCTGTTCCGCCTGTAGGCCAAGATCTTGGAGCACGATGATGTGAGCTACCTGAAGAAGATCCTTGGGGAGCTGGCTATGGTGCTTGACCAGAttgaggcagagctggagaagaggaAACTTGAGAACGAGGGTGGGTGTCATAGCAGGGGTAAAGGGTTCAGCCCACCTGCTTCCCGACCCACTCTGCCAACCCCCAGTCCCTTTCTCCCAGAGATCCCAGAGCCCTCCCAGTTGTCAGGGTCAAGAGCTGGGGAGTCAGGCAGACCTAGGTTCTAGGGCTGGAGCAGTGGCCTTGACAAGTCCCTCCCTGCACTGGGACCTCAGTCTCCCATACATAGAGTGGGGAGAATGACAGAATTATTGGGACACTGTGAGGCGAGAGACATCCAGAGTGCTCAGGGTGGGCAGCAGGTGACATGCATTACTCCTGTGTGTGAAAAGGATGGTGTCGTGGCTGTCAGCACCCATGGCGTCACCTGGCCCTGCAAGGGGATGTCGGGGGCTCTGCCTGGTGCAGAGAAAGTCTCTGACCCTGACACACCAACCCACACCTTTGCAGCAACCCTAGCCTAGTGTCCCTGTCACGCCACCCTGCCCCATTAGCCAGTAGCCCAGACTCAtcctgaactcactttgcagCAAAGAATGACCACAGacttctgctcctcctgctcccaatctctcaaatgctggggttacaggtgtgttctACCGTGTCCAGATTATTCAGGGcaggggctcaaacccagggcctagtGCACGCTACTAACTGAGCTATACCTTCAGCCCTTCAGTTTTAAATTGATAGTCTGTGAAGCCCCCTGAAAAGACAGCAAAGGCCTATGGAGGAGATAAGTTGAGCCCATCACTTCGGTAGGAGAACACTGCTCCAGGCAGAGGAGACAGCCAAGGCATAGGCCCTGAGGTGAGAGCAGACTTGACATGAGGATCTGCAAGGAGATCGGTGTGGTGGGTAAGAGTCGAGGGGGAAGCAGAATCCGAGACCCGGAAGGGAGTTGGGGCAAACCACACAGGTAGGACCACAGGGCTCTGCTCTGACCACGAGGCATCAGTTTTGACAGGATCCCATTTAGATCTTAGCAGCATCCCTCTGGCTGCTGTGATGAGGGTAGGCTTCGGGGGACagaagctgaggcaaggggagtcacttaaaaaaaaaaaaaaaacaaaacattgtgacCATGTGGGTAGGAGAGAGTGGTTTTTCAGGCCGGGGTGGTGGAGGCAGACACTGGAGTCTGGATGTGTTCTGAAGATGAAGTTAATAAGAAGTACCAGCTCACTGACTATGGGGGCAACAGAAGGAAGAGTTGGTGGTGGCACCATGGCTCTGGTACTGAACAGAGGGAGAGATAGTACAGCAAAGGGGGTGTGTGGTGGGCTGGGGAGCAGCAATCCGGAAGTCCCTGCTGGACACATTACATTTGGAATGGGGAGTGACACTAGGTGGCGCTATCGGCCAACAGCTAGGCTGTAAGTCTACAGTTTCGGGTGGTGCagcccgtaatcccagcactctggaggttgaggcaggaggatcacaagtgtAAGGCTGGTTTTAGCtctagatcctgtctccaaaactaaaaagtaaagaaaaagaaagggctgGGGGAATGTAGTTCAgctggcagagtgtttgcctggctTGGACAGAGTTCTAGATTTGACCCCTCCCATTacctcccccactctcccccccccaacactgCACACACTTGGTATGGTGGTATaagcctataatcctaacactcgggTGTGgacaggaggatgagaagttcaaggttatcttcactacattgtgaattagaggccagcctgggctacatgaaaccttatcaaaaaaaaaaaaaaaaaaaaaggaagaaaggaaaaggaaataaggTAGATCTTTGCAATTTACAAGTCAGTTGACTTAAGAGAGAAGGCGGTATGGGGAAGGACGTGGCAGCAGCCACTGAAGAGGTTCAGGAGGGGTGGCCTCAGGAGACACTGGCAGGCAGATCAGAGCCAGGGCTTGAGTGCGAGGtgtcctctccctctccaggGCAGAAATGTGAgctgtggctctgtggctgtgCCTTTACCCTGGCGGATGTCCTCCTGGGAGCCACGCTGCACCGCCTCAAGTTCCTGGGACTGTCCAAGAAATACTGGGAGGATGGCAGCCGGCCCAACCTGCAGTCCTTCTTTGAGAGGGTCCAGAGACGCTTCGCCTTCCGGAAAGTCCTGGGGGACATCCACACCACACTGCTGTCAGCCGTCATCCCCAACGCATTCCGACTGGTCAAGCGGAAGCCACCGTCGTTCTTTGGGGCATCCTTCCTCATGGGCTCCTTGGGTGGGATGGGCTACTTTGCCTACTGGTACCTCAAGAAAAAATACATCTAGAGCCGGGCTGGGGCCTGGTGTGTGACTGGCGGTGTCTCTGTGCTGTGTGCTTCCCAACTCCCTCTCAGTAACTCACTGTCCCATGAGCACTGGACAGAACTTCCTGCCCCTTCTTCCCAGTAATTCTATTGTCAGTGTGACGACATTTCCTAGTTTAGAAGTAGACATTGCCAACGCCGTGATTTGAGGCCACGGCTCtaccagaggagagagagagaaaaagcgaGAGAAACCCGAATGCCTTTGCTTCTGATTCAAGGTCTCAAGACGTTACTGTGGGGACTGGTTAGGATCTGAGGTGAGTCCCAGGACGTTCCACCCAGCAGGGCCCAGGTTCTGGGAGGTGCTGGGGACTCAGAGAGCCTGaccccagcctccccttccctcttgGCAGGGACCTCTTCTATAGGACAAAGCCAACACCGAGACTCAACTCATCTAACCAGTACCTCTGTCTGGGACTGGAGAGCCAGAGTCCCTGTGGGAGGCCTCTGAAGATCGAAAGGGGTCTCATTCTTCTCCTGGACAAGGACTGAGCGAGACAGCACTGGCTCAAGCCAAGCAGTGgcacccccaaacccacccatggCTCGGACCAACTAACCCCATGGGCACCCCCTtcacccccttccctttctcattGGCCAGCTGGTGCAGTCTGGCACTTCAGAAATCCCAAAGGGCAGCCGCCACCAGCCACTCCTACCTTGAGTTGAGTTCCCACCCTTCCAGGTGGGACTTTTCAGCAAAAGCCATGTTGGCCTTCCCTCTGAAGGTCAGTCTCAGCTCATGAGCAGGGGTGCATCCCTCACCACCTCCACCTTTCCATGTTTCCCAGAGACTCCCCATACTGCATGCAGTGGGGTCTCTCCTCCACACTGCCCCCTCCGGTCTCACTTTCCTGTGCCTTCTGCATGTTGGGAAAGAGTCTGGGTGTCAGTGCTGCTCACGCTTAGAGCCTCCAATAAAGCATCCAGGAAGAGCAATCGCTTTTCATTTCTAAACCGTGTGGTCTCCCCAACTCTCATTTCCAAAGTCAGGAGAGGAGGGCGGAGGTGCGAGGTTTCAGGTCCAGCTCTTTGGGAGAGCAAGCCAGCTGGGCAAGGAGGCAAGTGCCTGTTGTCTCACAGCGTGATGCTGAGGGAGGACAGAGTGCAGCCTCACATACAGTCAAAAGCTGCAGCCATTGTCCTAAGTCCACTTCATTTGGGCACAGAACTTCACAGTTTATAGACTGTGTTTGCATCCGTTCCTTTACATTCCTCTTAGGGGTTGGCCAGGGCACACGTTCCCACCATAATTTCCAGGGGGGAGAAACATTAAAATGCTCAGACTGAGAGTATAGCTTGTTCCAGAGAGGGcataggtttatttattttgccaaaaaaataaagtataggaATTTGCATGTTTTCAAGAAaggttacaagaaaaaaaaatagggttggggatgtggctcagttggcagagtgcttacctagcatgcatgaagctgcCCTGGCCTTgactccccagcactgcataaactgggcctggtggtgcacacctactatctagcacttgggatgtagaggcaagaggatcaagttcaaggtcaccctcactCAGGTAtcgaatctgaggccagcctgggctacctgagaccttgtctcaaaaatctggagagatggcttggggttTAGAGTACTTGTcccttttacagaggacccaggttcaattcccagcacccacatggtggctcacaaccatctacgaCTCCCCATGCAGGGActagacaccctcttctgacctctgcaggcactaggtgtgtgaaacacacataaaatagccATGGCCAAGACAGGGCAGGGTGGAGTCTGTAGACACAGAAACTGTCTGGCGCTGTCTGCCCTACTGGTCTATCAACATCCATGAAGACCCTTCTCAGTACTAATGAAAGTTCTACTCATGGACAATAACACATGGATCCCAGTGGACTAAACCCATGATGAAAGAGGACATGCTCCTCCTCCCTTCCGTCAGTCTCGtctctggaggaggcaggaggctggatTCTACTCAGGCCTACTTTACTTCCAGCGTTCACAATCCTCCCTCACATACTGTAGTACATAAATTAGATATAAGTGTAACTGTTGCCAGCCACCTTCTATTTAGCCtgcaacacacgcacacacgcacgcatggaAGAAAATCCTCATGTCAGTTTCTGAAATGACCCCTAGGCTGGCCGCCATTGATCTTTGTGACTTCTCTCTTTCCCATTGCCCATAGGTTCTCTGCTTCCAACTGTGCCTCAGCCAGTTTGGGTATTTTATCTGGCAAATGACTTTAAACCCCAATAGTCCTTGGGTGGCTGTAATTTTCTGTTGATCTTTTATGGTTGGATATGAAAACAGTCCCTTTCCATACATTCTCTTCTGTGTCACCATGGTGGAGCAGCAACCCGGTGTGCCTTAGCAGTCAGGACCGATATGCCCAGCCAGGAAAGTAAACCGTGTTTTTGTCTATAGTGCCAATGGTATAAGCCCCAAATAGTCACTCGGAGGGTTTAATTCAATGGCACCATTGATGTACTTCCACTTGGAACTATAATCTCTAAACCATCAAAatccacagggctggagagatggttcagccgttaagagcacttgctgcttttccagaggacctggcctggattcccagcacccacacgtctgctcacaaccatctgtaattccagttccagaggatcagatgccctcttctgacctccttgagacaaaatactcataaatttaaaaaaaaaaattttcaaataaagtttCAGGCTGGGAAGCAAGCTCCTTTTTCTGACTGCTATAAGAAAATACCTAGAAATCAACTTAAAGAAGGGTTCGtttttggcttatggtttgagACCCATTGTAACAAGAAGGCAGCAGGAACATGAGCTACTCATACTGTAtccagaggaggggaagggggagggagggagggggaaggagggagagagagagagagagagagagagagagagagagagagagagagaaagaaagagagaaaggagagggagaaagagagagagagagagagagacagacagacagacagacagacagacagacagacagacagacagacagacgctggtgctcagctggcttcctttttctctttgaagtcaGTCCAAGTCCCCAGCCATGACATGgttccacccacacacacactcagggtgggtcttctctctGCAGTCACACTTTCTGAGAAcaccaccacagacagacaggcctagaggtgtgtctcctagatgATCCTAAATCCAGTCCAATAGACAATGAAGAGAACCATCACAGAAAGCGACAGTTTTGTGACTTGGATACAAGTAATCATGGGAGTAAAGACTCCCACTTCCACCTCAGCACTGCTGGACTCGGGGTTTCCCACTGCCCCACTGCaggggcacacacacaagcatcgGCTGCATCCTATAGGTCAGAATTCTAACACTTGGTGTTTCCCAGCCACCCTGAAACACAGCCTTCAGCGGGCCACTTGAgtgtcctgtaactccagctgctggCTAAAAGAACACATGACGTAGCATCACGCTGTGTGGGTCTAACCACACTCACATTTCTGTGGCTATACCATCAAATATTTCATGAGAAGCAAGATTGCAAACAGGGCATTCATGAGTCTGTGCCTGCCATGGTCAGGGAAGGCAAACCCACCTGCAGAATGAGTACCTAAAAGCACTGTTCCCTCCATGGTGGAGGCTTTCAATTTAGCCAGTCTTCCATCTGGATAGCAGGTTTCTGTGGTAAATGGGGACATATCAAGAACTTTAAATCAGTTTTGATGAGAAGAAGGCCATGTTATGTTCACTTACAACCTGTAGCTCAGTACCATGGACAGTCTGTGTATGAGCAATTGAGCACAAAGGAAAGAGAATGCCTGGCATCTTCAAAACAGAGCATCATGTCCAATATTCACAGCCAGTGGTCTCCTCTGCTGGACCAGATCATCTTCCCATCCTGTGCTTACTGTTAAAGCGCCACCCACATGTCCCTCCCACGTGGATACCTACTTCCAATCTTCCAGCCTTGCTCTTACCATTTTCCTGAGCATCCAGGCAAACCACCGATCCCATGCATAGATATGGGGCCGTAGTTCTAGACCTCTGTCTCCATCTGGAAAAGTGAACCCCTTCTGAGAGGTACTGCTTAGAATTCCCTCTTCTAGAAGCATCTGCTTCCTACAATGCCTACCAGGGAATTTCTTCGGGGCTACAACCATCCACTTTCACTTGGTGTCAGGCCAGAGTTCCTCTTCCTCCATCAACTGACCACAAGGAGTGAATCCACCGTGAGAACTCAGGGGTaggatgaggcagaggcagcaacaCTGTAAAACAGCTGGCACTCTTGACGCCGTCTCACGCTCTCTTGACGAGGCAGTGTTGCTGGGTGAGCAGGCCTGGAAGGGTCGATTGAGAGCAGCTGACACCGGTTCATGACCAAGTGCTTGGGTTGCAGTTACTTGGTGTCTCATGGAGAGGAGTGCAGTCTCTTCTAGGGCCCGGTGGCCTGCCAGAAGCTACTTCTCAAAAGGATAATTCTTATCTGCAGAGGGGGATGTGACCTTGTGCCAAAGTGATAGCAGGACACAGACATTTTCCCCACTCAGTTCTTCTGGGAGTGTCGTAGTGCGTGCCTACCTCCAAGACAACTTCAAGATCAATGGACCTGCGGGGTCATGAGGCGAAGCTCGGCTGGCAGAGCATCTTGAGCTGCAACCTGAATCTGCTTTGGGACCCATTCAAAACTGGCAGTGCTGTGGCCACTCAGTAAGCATTGGCAGCGCACACGAGTGGGTATGGGCTGCCTTCCAGATCCCAAACTAGGCACAACTCTTTCTTGTTCTTAGCAGTGAGAACGGGGACTGACTTTTCacttggggaggggggagctCTGGAAAGAATATGCTAACC includes the following:
- the Gdap1l1 gene encoding ganglioside-induced differentiation-associated protein 1-like 1 — encoded protein: MATPNNLTPTNCSWWPISALESDAAKPVEAPDAPEASSPAHWPKESLVLYHWTQSFSSQKVRLVIAEKGLACEERDVSLPQSEHKEPWFMRLNLGEEVPVIIHRDNIISDYDQIIDYVERTFTGEHVVALMPEAGSPQHARVLQYRELLDALPMDAYTHGCILHPELTTDSMIPKYATAEIRRHLANATTDLMKLDHEEEPQLSEPYLSKQKKLMAKILEHDDVSYLKKILGELAMVLDQIEAELEKRKLENEGQKCELWLCGCAFTLADVLLGATLHRLKFLGLSKKYWEDGSRPNLQSFFERVQRRFAFRKVLGDIHTTLLSAVIPNAFRLVKRKPPSFFGASFLMGSLGGMGYFAYWYLKKKYI